The Natrinema sp. DC36 genome includes the window GATGCGGATTCCGGTCCGAAGCTACGAGGTACTGAAAATGGGGCTAGAACGCCCCTACAATACGAATCGGAGCGAGCGCGCTGGTGCCGACCGTGCGAACGCGAGCCGACAGGGGAGCGCGGACCGTCATTACTGTCTACGTAGCTCCCTCGAGGGTCATAATCCTTACGAGTCGCATCTGTCCGTCCGATCGAGCGCGACAGCAGGGGCTCGCGGCCGGTGGCAAACGGTGAAGACATTCCTCAGGCGCGCACCTCCTCCTGATCCTGCTGGCGTTCGACGCCAGCCTCTTCGGCGAAGCGCTCGAGGATGTCGACGGTCACGCGGCGCTTCTCGGCCCCGTAGTCCTTGACGCGGCGGGTGACCGCCCTGACCTGCTCGTCGGTGGGGTCGAAGCCGCACTCGACGAGCCGCTCCCGGACCGAGTGGGTGCCGGTGTGTTTCCCCATGACGAGCTTGCGCTCGGCACCGACCATCTCGGGGGTCATGACGCCGGGTTCGAAGGTGTCGGAGTTTTCGATGACGCCGGCGGCGTGGATGCCGCTTTCGTGGGAGAAGGCGTTGTCGCCGACGATGGGCTTGTTGCCCGGCGTCGCCATTCCGCTCTTCTCTTCGACGATCTCCGACAGTTCGGTGATGCGCGTCGTGTCGATCCCCGTATCGCACTGGTAGAGCGACTCGACGGCCATCACGTACTCCTCGTAGGCGGCGTTGCCGGCCCGTTCGCCGATGGAGTTGACCGACACCTGCGCCTGAGCCGCGCCGGCCTCGATACCGGCCAGCGCGTTGGCGGTGGCCAGCCCGAAATCGTCGTGCGTGTGAACGTCGACCCGCGCGTCGGTGTGGGCACAGACCTTTTCGATCATGGCCCGAA containing:
- a CDS encoding 2-isopropylmalate synthase produces the protein MQCLHKTAHPLIPIRGVEFFQGTLDSTDEIESARVFDTTLRDGEQSPGTSFSYDDKRQIASILDEMGTHVIEAGFPVNSDAEFEAVRDIASSTSSTTCGLARVVDGDIEAALDSGVEMVHTFVSTSDVQIEDSMHATREEVVQRAVDSVERITEAGATCMFSPMDATRTDEEYLLEVIEAVTEAGTDWINIPDTCGVATPTRFRAMIEKVCAHTDARVDVHTHDDFGLATANALAGIEAGAAQAQVSVNSIGERAGNAAYEEYVMAVESLYQCDTGIDTTRITELSEIVEEKSGMATPGNKPIVGDNAFSHESGIHAAGVIENSDTFEPGVMTPEMVGAERKLVMGKHTGTHSVRERLVECGFDPTDEQVRAVTRRVKDYGAEKRRVTVDILERFAEEAGVERQQDQEEVRA